Proteins found in one Lachancea thermotolerans CBS 6340 chromosome C complete sequence genomic segment:
- the SUC2 gene encoding beta-fructofuranosidase SUC2 (similar to uniprot|P00724 Saccharomyces cerevisiae YIL162W SUC2): MAFSSLKKSDSVGSTPHRKQNHPNKRKPFSKMQLLGSALGALVIAAGVTASQSNSRSRGKNTDSQPQFNASSGTRPLVHLTPNKGWMNDPNGLFYDSEASIWHAYYQYNPNDNVWGLPLYWGHATSEDLTVWEDHGAAIAPQNDESGAFSGSIIIDANNTSGFFNDSTKPAQRIVAFYTEHNATTESQYAAYSLDGGFTFEQYEHNPVLDIGSDQFRDPKVFWHEESERWVMTLALSQEYTIQIFTSENLKDWELQSNFSHHGILGYQYECPGLAKVRVERDIPLNVTSNGKTNLTTQDDGAEYKWVMFLSINPGSPAGGSVNEYFIGDFDGKTFTPQDSAARIVDHGKDFYALQTFTNAPNGDTIGIAWASNWDYCAFVPTEAWKSSMSIARNFTVRPYNPNPQSTELNLYSTPILNSTDLQTKRYLKKSSLEIGADEALKYNLGNDAQGLLEFTATWKVNGSSIPSVGDFADLSFWFTGKEDDDEYLRLGYAVNAAGFFVDRGNTDVDFVNDNPFFNNRQTQNIETYKIGTDGLPIYKVHGIIDRNIIELFFNDGSSTSTNLFFLSDGNYIGGVEITAGVEGVFTILDFEIKQLARK, from the coding sequence ATGGCGTTCTCGAGTCTCAAGAAATCTGATTCTGTTGGCTCGACTCCTCATAGGAAACAAAACCATCCCAACAAACGCAAAcccttttccaaaatgcAATTGCTCGGTTCCGCCCTAGGCGCGCTGGTGATCGCAGCTGGAGTTACTGCTTCGCAATCTAACAGCAGATCCCGTGGTAAGAACACTGACTCGCAGCCTCAGTTCAATGCTTCGTCGGGTACACGCCCGCTTGTGCATCTCACTCCTAACAAGGGGTGGATGAACGACCCCAATGGCCTCTTCTATGACAGCGAGGCCTCCATCTGGCACGCGTACTACCAGTACAACCCCAATGACAACGTGTGGGGGCTGCCATTGTACTGGGGTCACGCTACCAGTGAGGACCTGACCGTGTGGGAGGACCACGGCGCGGCTATCGCTCCTCAGAACGACGAATCCGGTGCCTTCTCCGGTTCGATCATCATCGACGCCAACAACACCTCaggcttcttcaacgacAGCACCAAGCCTGCCCAGAGAATCGTTGCTTTCTACACCGAGCACAACGCCACAACCGAATCCCAATACGCGGCTTACTCGCTCGACGGTGGTTTCACCTTCGAGCAATACGAGCATAACCCTGTGCTTGACATTGGGTCTGACCAATTCCGTGACCCTAAGGTCTTCTGGCACGAAGAGTCAGAGCGTTGGGTCATGACTCTCGCGCTTTCTCAGGAATACACCATCCAGATTTTCACTTCAGAGAACCTGAAGGACTGGGAGCTACAGTCTAACTTCTCACACCACGGAATTCTTGGTTACCAATACGAATGTCCCGGGCTCGCTAAAGTCCGCGTTGAGCGCGATATTCCTCTGAATGTCACTTCCAACGGAAAGACCAACTTGACTACCCAGGACGACGGCGCTGAATACAAGTGGGTCATGTTCCTGAGTATCAACCCTGGCTCCCCAGCAGGTGGCTCCGTCAACGAGTACTTTATTGGTGACTTCGACGGTAAGACTTTCACTCCCCAGGACAGTGCTGCCCGCATTGTGGACCACGGAAAGGACTTCTACGCTCTGCAGACATTTACCAATGCGCCAAACGGCGACACTATCGGTATTGCCTGGGCCTCTAACTGGGACTACTGTGCCTTTGTTCCAACTGAGGCGTGGAAGAGCTCTATGTCGATTGCCCGTAACTTCACCGTCCGCCCTTACAACCCTAACCCACAGAGCACCGAGCTCAATCTATACAGCACCCCAATTTTGAACTCTACCGATTTGCAAACCAAGCGttacttgaagaagtcttcCCTGGAGATCGGTGCGGATGAGGCCCTCAAGTACAACCTCGGAAACGACGCCCAGGGTCTTCTAGAATTCACTGCCACTTGGAAGGTCAACGGCTCTAGCATCCCATCCGTCGGCGACTTTGCTGATCTCTCCTTCTGGTTTACCGGCAAAGAAGACGACGATGAGTACCTGAGATTAGGATATGCTGTCAATGCTGCTGGCTTTTTCGTCGACAGAGGTAACACCGACGTTGACTTCGTGAATGACAACCcattcttcaacaacagaCAGACCCAGAACATCGAGACCTACAAGATTGGAACCGATGGATTGCCAATCTACAAGGTCCACGGTATCATTGACAGAAACATCATCGAgttgttcttcaatgacGGTTCATCAACCTCCACCAACTTGTTCTTCCTATCTGACGGAAACTACATTGGCGGTGTTGAGATTACCGCGGGCGTCGAAGGCGTTTTCACAATTCTAGATTTCGAGATCAAGCAATTGGCTAGAAAATGA
- the ISY1 gene encoding Isy1p (similar to uniprot|P21374 Saccharomyces cerevisiae YJR050W ISY1 Component of the spliceosome complex involved in pre-mRNA splicing auxiliary splicing factor that may modulate Syf1p activity and help optimize splicing isy1 syf2 double mutation activates the spindle checkpoint causing cell cycle arrest): protein MSRNVDKANSVLVRFQELEAEKNGGYKDYTRFKRPTRVGSVSKSQEAQQWRRQVISDINTRLTRMHDPSLNEFQLRELNDELNDLFSEKARWERHIHRNLKGPDFSRDKSFKHTGTVLDGRRYFGRALALPEVQQLAKNAADWRKKSQSARQRQKTLQDRVRVWKKSLGPEYYGFVPEDSASLRVPLHLTVETVKEILTSKPASRSHFCQLEEDKTQELQAEAGGQGSVMAPKRIIPQFSQLPDLKDMEEWLVQRRKSQLQRQLNL, encoded by the coding sequence ATGAGTAGAAACGTTGATAAGGCAAACTCCGTGCTGGTTCGTttccaagagcttgaagccgAGAAAAATGGAGGTTACAAGGACTACACGCGTTTCAAGCGACCAACCAGAGTGGGTTCCGTGTCGAAGTCGCAGGAAGCACAGCAGTGGCGCCGGCAAGTTATCTCGGATATCAATACGAGACTCACACGCATGCACGACCCTTCACTGAATGAGTTTCAACTTCGAGAGCTTAATGATGAGCTCAACGATCTGTTTAGTGAGAAGGCGCGTTGGGAACGGCACATACACCGAAACTTGAAGGGTCCGGACTTCTCTCGCGACAAGTCGTTTAAGCACACAGGTACCGTTTTGGATGGACGCCGTTATTTCGGGAGAGCGCTTGCTCTGCCCGAAGTTCAGCAACTTGCTAAAAACGCTGCGGACTGGCGAAAAAAATCACAATCCGCAAGGCAGCGCCAAAAAACCTTACAGGATCGTGTACGAgtttggaagaagagcttaGGTCCTGAGTACTACGGCTTCGTACCAGAAGACTCCGCCTCTCTTCGTGTTCCTCTGCATCTCACGGTCGAGACCGTTAAGGAAATTCTTACCTCGAAACCAGCATCACGCTCTCATTTTTGCCAACTCGAGGAGGACAAAACTCAGGAATTGCAAGCCGAAGCCGGTGGCCAAGGCTCTGTAATGGCCCCCAAACGTATCATCCCGCAGTTCAGCCAGCTGCCGGATCTTAAGGATATGGAGGAATGGCTTGTGCAAAGGCGCAAAAGCCAGCTGCAAAGGCAACTGAACCTTTAG